The Xenorhabdus doucetiae genome has a window encoding:
- the tssG gene encoding type VI secretion system baseplate subunit TssG, which produces MAGTDRSTLVDVITEHDPATPLALDISQYNFYQLVELINRLAVAWDKTGQTDRPDRESIRFRSSASLAFPTRDVISLVQSKRGFFELEVSFMGLHGSQSPMPGYYLDSLAWEDAQGENRLTDFLNLFNHRLITLLHQIWRKYRYYICFKKGGEDYFSQRMFSLVGLGSDVNRRLLNINHSKMLAYAGLLASPGRSPEVICSLVSHCFDLQDVTLHGWQFRKMIIPVDQQNRLGGRNKGQTIGDPELSVLGKNFSIGSWVGDYSSKFLLSINNLPRERFLSFLPDGKNYLPLVMFISFVMRSQFAWELRLGLAENQVSGMVLGAKQNNHLGWSSFLGEPEKKPSVIISVME; this is translated from the coding sequence ATGGCCGGTACAGATAGGTCAACACTCGTTGATGTAATCACGGAACACGATCCTGCCACACCGTTGGCATTGGACATCTCACAGTACAACTTTTACCAGTTGGTTGAGCTGATTAACCGACTGGCGGTAGCGTGGGATAAAACCGGACAGACCGATCGTCCCGATCGGGAATCTATCCGTTTCCGCTCCAGTGCCAGTCTGGCGTTTCCGACACGTGATGTCATTTCGCTGGTGCAATCCAAAAGGGGATTCTTCGAACTGGAAGTTTCCTTTATGGGACTGCATGGCAGCCAGTCCCCGATGCCGGGCTATTATCTGGATTCACTGGCATGGGAAGATGCTCAGGGGGAAAACCGTCTGACGGATTTCCTCAACCTTTTCAACCATCGTTTAATTACGCTCCTGCATCAGATCTGGCGGAAATACCGCTATTACATCTGTTTTAAGAAGGGTGGGGAAGATTATTTTTCTCAGCGTATGTTCTCCCTCGTGGGGTTAGGCAGTGATGTCAACCGCCGGTTGCTGAACATCAACCACAGCAAGATGCTGGCGTATGCCGGCTTGCTGGCAAGCCCCGGACGCTCACCCGAAGTCATATGCAGTTTGGTTTCTCACTGCTTTGATTTGCAGGACGTCACGCTGCACGGCTGGCAATTTAGGAAAATGATTATCCCCGTGGATCAGCAGAATCGTTTGGGTGGAAGGAACAAGGGACAAACCATCGGTGATCCTGAGCTGTCCGTATTGGGGAAAAATTTTAGCATTGGTTCTTGGGTTGGGGATTACAGCAGTAAGTTTTTACTCAGTATCAACAACTTGCCGCGTGAACGGTTTCTCTCATTCTTGCCCGACGGCAAAAACTATCTCCCGTTGGTGATGTTCATTTCTTTTGTCATGCGTAGCCAGTTCGCTTGGGAGCTGCGTCTTGGTCTGGCTGAAAATCAGGTCAGCGGCATGGTATTGGGGGCGAAGCAGAATAATCATCTGGGGTGGAGCAGTTTTCTCGGCGAACCGGAAAAGAAACCTTCTGTCATCATTTCAGTTATGGAATAA